The following are from one region of the Deltaproteobacteria bacterium genome:
- a CDS encoding FAD-containing oxidoreductase — protein sequence MTATYDAIIIGTGQAGPFLAHRLTSAGMRVAIIERGAFGGTCVNTGCIPTKALVASAYAAHMVRRASDFGVNVGPAAVDMKRVKARKDAIAGQSRIGVETWLETMERCTVYRAHARFESRHAVSLDADRLTAERIFINVGGRAAVPRLPGLEQIEYLTNSSMMQLDFVPRHLIVVGGSYVGLEFGQMLRRFGSEVTIIEMAERLIHREDDDVSATVQDILEREGVVVRLNATCIGFAKRGGDIVAHVDCAQGAREVTGTHVLLAVGRRPNTDDLGLDEAGVATDERGYIVVDDQLRTGVPGIWALGDCNGRGAFTHTAFNDAEIVAANLLDDDPRRVSDRILTYGLFIDPPLGRAGLTDAEVRKSGRPALVGKRPMERVKRAVEKGETQGFMKIVVDAETRAILGAAILGTGGDEVIHSILDVMYAKAPYTTIQRAMHIHPTVSELIPTMLGELKPLS from the coding sequence ATGACCGCCACGTACGACGCGATCATCATCGGCACCGGCCAAGCCGGCCCGTTCCTGGCGCACCGTCTGACGAGCGCGGGCATGCGCGTCGCGATCATCGAGCGCGGCGCGTTCGGCGGCACCTGCGTGAACACCGGCTGCATCCCGACGAAGGCCTTGGTGGCGAGCGCCTACGCCGCCCACATGGTCCGCCGCGCGAGCGACTTCGGCGTGAACGTTGGCCCCGCAGCCGTCGACATGAAGCGTGTGAAGGCCCGCAAGGACGCGATCGCGGGTCAGTCGCGGATCGGCGTCGAGACCTGGTTGGAGACCATGGAGCGGTGCACGGTCTATCGCGCCCACGCCCGCTTCGAGTCGAGGCACGCGGTGAGTCTCGATGCAGACCGGCTCACGGCGGAGCGGATCTTCATCAACGTCGGCGGCCGCGCCGCCGTGCCGCGGCTGCCGGGCCTCGAGCAGATCGAGTACCTCACCAACAGCTCGATGATGCAGCTCGACTTCGTTCCCCGGCACCTGATCGTCGTCGGCGGCAGCTACGTCGGTCTCGAATTCGGGCAGATGCTCCGACGTTTCGGCAGCGAAGTCACCATCATCGAGATGGCGGAGCGGCTCATCCATCGCGAGGACGACGACGTGTCGGCCACGGTCCAAGACATTCTCGAGCGCGAAGGCGTTGTCGTACGCCTGAACGCGACGTGCATTGGCTTCGCGAAGCGCGGCGGCGATATCGTCGCGCACGTGGACTGCGCTCAGGGCGCGCGCGAGGTGACCGGGACCCACGTCCTCCTCGCGGTGGGACGACGGCCAAATACCGACGACCTCGGGCTCGACGAGGCCGGCGTGGCCACGGACGAGCGCGGCTACATCGTCGTCGACGATCAGCTCCGCACCGGCGTGCCCGGCATCTGGGCACTCGGCGATTGCAACGGCAGGGGCGCGTTCACGCACACCGCCTTCAACGACGCCGAGATCGTTGCCGCGAATCTCCTCGACGACGATCCGCGTCGGGTGAGCGACCGCATTCTCACCTACGGTCTGTTCATCGACCCGCCGCTCGGACGGGCGGGCCTCACGGATGCGGAAGTCCGCAAGAGCGGCCGACCCGCGCTCGTCGGCAAGCGCCCAATGGAGCGGGTCAAGCGCGCGGTAGAAAAGGGAGAGACGCAGGGCTTCATGAAGATCGTGGTCGACGCGGAGACGCGCGCAATCCTCGGCGCCGCCATCCTCGGCACCGGTGGCGACGAGGTCATTCACTCCATCCTGGACGTCATGTACGCCAAGGCCCCGTACACGACGATCCAACGCGCGATGCACATCCACCCGACGGTGTCGGAGCTCATCCCGACCATGCTGGGCGAGCTGAAGCCGCTCTCATGA
- a CDS encoding NIPSNAP family protein, whose amino-acid sequence MRVFEIRTYTAAEGKLDALHARFRDHTLALFKKHGMTSVGYFKPQDAPLKQDTLIYILAHPSREAAAKNWQAFQSDPEWQKVKAASETQGALTTKIESVFADPTDYSPMK is encoded by the coding sequence ATGCGCGTGTTCGAGATCAGGACGTATACGGCTGCCGAAGGCAAGCTCGACGCGCTTCACGCGCGGTTCCGGGATCACACTCTAGCGCTCTTCAAGAAGCACGGTATGACGAGCGTCGGCTACTTCAAGCCGCAGGACGCGCCGCTCAAGCAGGACACGCTCATCTACATCCTGGCGCATCCCAGCCGCGAGGCTGCGGCGAAGAATTGGCAGGCGTTTCAAAGCGATCCTGAATGGCAGAAGGTGAAAGCGGCGTCCGAAACGCAGGGCGCCCTTACGACGAAGATCGAGTCCGTCTTTGCCGATCCAACAGACTACTCACCGATGAAGTGA